The Pecten maximus chromosome 12, xPecMax1.1, whole genome shotgun sequence genome includes a region encoding these proteins:
- the LOC117339163 gene encoding uncharacterized protein LOC117339163, translating to MDVKQNGGEQAHVHFEAEQVKAHNLEIQLKYVNEGRIEVHLGFLQMFHHYTVKFCIRDNLSEDIVADPSRNLYVHLKEYSPTEDGLGHNIEVEFHAIKEKLINEILTIKSSTDPNQTLDLMFMARVLGKGKGVPAIKNGIHCYKVDAEDDTDANSDWQGFN from the exons ATGGATGTGAAACAAA ATGGTGGAGAACAGGCACATGTTCACTTTGAGGCAGAACAGGTGAAGGCTCACAACCTTGAGATCCAGCTGAAATATGTGAATGAAGGTCGTATCGAAGTACACCTTGGTTTCCTTCAAATGTTCCACCACTATACAGTCAAATTCTGTATCCGTGACAATCTCAGTGAGGACATAGTGGCAGATCCGTCAAGGAATCTTTATGTCCACCTGAAAGAGTATAGTCCTACAGAAGATG GTCTTGGCCATAACATAGAGGTGGAATTCCACGCTATCAAAGAGAAGCTGatcaatgaaatattgacaATCAAGAGTAGCACAGATCCAAATCAAACGCTAGACCTAATGTTTATGGCCAGAGTCTTAG GAAAAGGAAAAGGTGTTCCTGCAATCAAGAACGGAATTCACTGTTATAAGGTGGACGCTGAAGATGACACAGATGCCAACAGTGACTGGCAAGGCTTTAACTGA